The following are encoded in a window of Ferribacterium limneticum genomic DNA:
- a CDS encoding HvfC family RiPP maturation protein — protein sequence MNAAFATDFQDFQRAFAAHLRDPQHAPRPPGVPARRMAVYNELLFNNICGFIDRCFPVGRAILGEKPWRRLYRTFYRDWPLHTPWFREIPREFVRYLAEADIRQPLPVWLAELAHYEWAELAVDVIDAPNPAHNPTGDLLNNPVALNPALLNLAYTWPVHRICPDYRPRKPQPTYLAVYRDAKDDVQFSQINAVTGRLLALLATAPTTGETAIRQIAAELQHPDPEQLLAHGTALLDDLRRQGIALGSLISANSSP from the coding sequence ATGAACGCCGCGTTTGCCACCGATTTCCAGGATTTCCAGCGCGCCTTCGCTGCCCACCTGCGCGACCCGCAGCACGCCCCGCGCCCGCCCGGCGTGCCGGCCCGCCGCATGGCGGTGTACAACGAACTGCTGTTCAACAACATCTGCGGCTTTATCGACCGCTGTTTTCCGGTCGGCCGGGCGATTCTGGGCGAAAAGCCCTGGCGGCGACTGTACCGGACCTTCTACCGCGACTGGCCGCTACACACACCGTGGTTCCGCGAAATTCCACGCGAATTCGTCCGCTATCTGGCCGAAGCTGACATCCGCCAGCCGCTCCCCGTCTGGCTGGCCGAACTGGCGCATTACGAATGGGCAGAACTGGCGGTCGATGTCATCGATGCACCGAACCCAGCGCACAACCCGACCGGCGACCTGCTCAATAATCCGGTCGCCCTCAACCCGGCCCTGCTCAACCTCGCCTACACCTGGCCGGTGCACCGTATCTGCCCGGATTACCGGCCGCGCAAGCCGCAGCCGACTTACCTTGCCGTCTACCGCGACGCCAAGGACGACGTGCAATTCAGCCAAATCAACGCCGTCACCGGCCGCCTGCTGGCCCTGCTCGCCACCGCGCCGACCACCGGCGAAACCGCCATCCGCCAGATCGCCGCCGAACTTCAACACCCCGACCCCGAACAACTGCTGGCCCACGGCACCGCCCTGCTCGACGACCTGCGCCGGCAAGGCATTGCGCTCGGCAGTTTGATAAGCGCGAATTCGTCGCCCTGA
- a CDS encoding mechanosensitive ion channel family protein — MSEKSQALRLINDLVADFRDPDFVWQVVALVACVGLAALIAGWWRRRRTEGEGRLSDASSRLAFPLTGMVLAGIAIATLGSLIHVNLLKLAMPLLGSMALVRGVIFVLRQAFPRATWLTTWERIIAAIVWGWLALYITDLAPDVIDALESVQFHVGKQHIDLWTVLRGVATIFLTVVFALWIAGVIEARLMGVHSLDANLRIVGVRVAKAGLTVIAILASLGLVGIDMTALSVFTGALGVGLGFGLQKIASNYVSGFIILLDRSIRIGNVVQVGADAGEVTQITTRYTVLKNPGGSEFIVPNETLISTTVQNQTYSNAQLRLVTSVGVAYDSDLDLAVRLMTEAAAAQERVLADPPPKVFLTQFADSSINLELGFWIDDPEKGKGNVVSDINFAIWRAFKANGVAIPFPQREVRLLNPTQAIST, encoded by the coding sequence ATGAGCGAGAAAAGCCAGGCCTTGCGCCTGATCAACGACCTGGTCGCAGATTTTCGCGATCCGGATTTCGTCTGGCAGGTGGTCGCGCTGGTCGCCTGCGTCGGCCTCGCCGCGCTGATTGCAGGGTGGTGGCGTCGGCGCCGGACCGAGGGCGAGGGGCGGCTGTCCGACGCCAGTTCCCGGCTGGCTTTCCCGCTCACCGGCATGGTCCTGGCCGGCATCGCCATCGCCACGCTGGGCTCGCTCATTCACGTCAATCTGCTCAAGCTGGCCATGCCGCTGCTCGGTTCGATGGCGCTCGTGCGTGGCGTCATCTTCGTGCTCCGTCAGGCTTTCCCGCGGGCAACCTGGCTGACCACCTGGGAGCGCATCATCGCGGCCATTGTCTGGGGCTGGCTGGCGCTCTACATCACCGATCTGGCGCCCGATGTCATCGATGCCCTGGAAAGCGTGCAGTTCCACGTCGGCAAACAGCACATCGATTTGTGGACGGTGCTCCGCGGCGTCGCCACAATCTTCCTGACCGTCGTCTTCGCGCTGTGGATCGCCGGCGTCATCGAGGCGCGGTTGATGGGTGTCCATTCGCTCGACGCCAACCTGCGCATCGTCGGCGTGCGCGTCGCCAAGGCAGGCCTGACCGTTATCGCCATCCTGGCCAGCCTGGGGTTGGTCGGCATCGATATGACGGCGCTCTCGGTATTCACCGGTGCACTCGGCGTCGGCCTCGGTTTCGGCTTGCAGAAGATTGCCAGCAACTACGTTTCCGGCTTCATCATCCTGCTCGACCGGTCGATCCGCATCGGCAATGTCGTCCAGGTTGGCGCCGATGCCGGCGAGGTGACACAGATCACGACGCGCTACACGGTGCTCAAGAACCCGGGCGGCAGCGAGTTCATCGTGCCGAATGAAACGCTGATCAGCACTACGGTGCAGAACCAGACCTATTCGAACGCCCAGTTGCGCCTGGTGACCAGCGTTGGCGTCGCCTACGACAGCGACCTCGATCTCGCCGTCCGTCTGATGACCGAAGCCGCTGCCGCTCAGGAACGTGTCCTGGCCGACCCGCCGCCCAAGGTTTTCCTGACCCAGTTTGCCGACAGCAGCATCAATCTGGAACTTGGCTTCTGGATCGACGATCCGGAGAAGGGCAAGGGTAATGTTGTTTCTGATATCAACTTCGCCATCTGGCGTGCTTTCAAGGCCAACGGCGTGGCCATTCCCTTCCCGCAGCGCGAAGTGCGCCTGCTCAACCCGACGCAGGCGATATCTACCTAG
- a CDS encoding DUF3108 domain-containing protein, with protein MPLAFVIALAASLGIHAAALFGTDVEIFGGADEPVPLRAELQPPPPAAPPAAEQKPVVKPRPKIVKPAPLTTGKPSPNAETVAPEPESKPSEIAPNLPSTVATKAPEQAKPLLPAKGRMRFVIFYGTQGFQVGRAEHTWEFTEDGRYRLSGTTETSGLAALIKPLVFENESSGKLVAGGLQPETYRTRKNGKDANENADFDWSATEVRLSRSGAVQPISVGAQDILSLNYQLAYLRHPESGAIVGVVTGKKYDRFTLDSLGEEEIDIPAGHFRTLHLRAMGDTVTEIWIALDRHRLPVKIRYTDKKGDIFEQVATEIGSP; from the coding sequence ATGCCGCTCGCCTTCGTCATCGCGCTTGCCGCTTCGCTCGGCATTCATGCCGCCGCGCTGTTCGGCACCGATGTCGAGATCTTCGGCGGGGCGGATGAGCCGGTGCCCTTGCGCGCCGAGCTGCAGCCGCCACCGCCGGCCGCTCCTCCGGCGGCGGAACAGAAACCAGTCGTCAAACCCCGCCCGAAGATCGTGAAGCCGGCCCCGCTGACCACCGGCAAGCCGTCGCCAAATGCCGAAACCGTGGCGCCGGAGCCGGAAAGCAAGCCTTCCGAAATTGCTCCAAATTTGCCGTCGACCGTGGCAACCAAGGCGCCGGAGCAGGCCAAGCCGCTGCTACCGGCCAAAGGCCGCATGCGTTTCGTCATCTTCTACGGCACGCAGGGGTTCCAGGTCGGCCGCGCCGAACACACTTGGGAATTCACTGAGGACGGCCGTTACCGGCTGAGCGGCACGACCGAAACGAGCGGCCTGGCCGCGCTGATCAAACCGCTCGTCTTCGAGAACGAAAGCAGCGGCAAGCTGGTCGCCGGCGGCCTGCAACCCGAAACCTACCGGACGCGCAAGAACGGCAAGGATGCCAACGAAAACGCCGATTTCGACTGGTCGGCCACCGAGGTCCGCTTGTCGCGCAGTGGCGCCGTACAGCCGATCAGCGTCGGTGCCCAGGACATCCTGTCGCTCAACTACCAGCTCGCCTACCTGCGCCACCCGGAATCGGGGGCCATAGTCGGCGTCGTTACCGGCAAGAAATACGACCGTTTCACGCTCGATTCGCTGGGCGAAGAGGAAATCGACATCCCGGCCGGCCATTTTCGCACCCTGCACCTGCGCGCCATGGGCGATACGGTGACTGAAATCTGGATTGCGCTCGATCGCCACCGCTTGCCGGTTAAAATTCGCTACACCGATAAAAAAGGCGACATCTTCGAGCAAGTCGCTACTGAAATAGGATCACCATGA
- a CDS encoding thioredoxin family protein, with protein MKTIQLLAGLALSVAASLAFALDIQPYSPETLAAKQKAGEAVALHFHADWCPTCRAQEKVFNGWKGDAAVPGTLLIVNYDKERELKRQLGVRTQSTVIVYKGSKETGRLAGETDPAPLRAVLDSAK; from the coding sequence ATGAAAACCATCCAGCTTCTCGCCGGCCTCGCCCTCTCGGTCGCCGCCAGCCTCGCCTTTGCCCTCGACATCCAGCCCTACTCGCCGGAAACGCTGGCGGCCAAACAGAAGGCCGGCGAAGCGGTTGCCCTGCATTTCCACGCCGACTGGTGCCCGACCTGCCGCGCTCAGGAAAAGGTGTTCAACGGCTGGAAGGGCGACGCCGCGGTGCCCGGCACGCTGCTCATCGTCAATTACGACAAGGAACGCGAACTCAAGCGCCAGCTCGGTGTGCGCACGCAATCGACGGTGATTGTCTACAAGGGCAGCAAGGAAACCGGGCGACTGGCCGGTGAGACCGACCCGGCGCCGCTGCGTGCCGTGCTCGACAGCGCGAAGTAA
- a CDS encoding DedA family protein → MELLTQFIDIVLHLDKHLAVMVLDYGLWIYGILFFIIFSETGFVVFPFLPGDSLLFVAGALAAIGEGGMDIFTLMGVLTAAAVLGNTVNYQIGRFLGPKVFHWENSRFFNRDALIKTHAFYEKHGGKTLIISRFLPLFRTFAPFVAGIGSMTYARFTIFNLIGAVSWVVSLCLAGYWLGNMPWVKANLSVIIIGIIVSSLIPIGWGYLKSKEA, encoded by the coding sequence ATGGAACTCCTGACCCAATTCATCGATATCGTCCTCCACCTCGACAAGCATCTGGCTGTAATGGTGCTGGACTACGGGCTGTGGATCTACGGCATCTTGTTCTTCATCATTTTCTCGGAGACCGGTTTCGTCGTCTTCCCCTTCCTGCCGGGCGATTCGCTGCTTTTCGTGGCCGGTGCGCTGGCTGCCATCGGCGAGGGCGGCATGGATATCTTCACGCTGATGGGCGTGCTGACGGCAGCGGCGGTACTCGGCAATACCGTCAATTACCAGATCGGCCGTTTCCTTGGCCCCAAGGTCTTCCACTGGGAGAATTCGCGCTTCTTCAATCGGGATGCGCTGATCAAGACGCATGCCTTCTATGAAAAACATGGCGGCAAGACGCTGATCATCTCGCGCTTCCTGCCGCTGTTCCGCACCTTCGCGCCCTTCGTCGCCGGTATCGGCTCGATGACCTACGCGCGTTTCACGATATTCAACCTGATCGGCGCCGTTAGCTGGGTCGTTTCGCTGTGCCTGGCCGGCTACTGGCTGGGCAACATGCCGTGGGTCAAGGCCAATCTGTCGGTCATCATCATCGGCATCATCGTTTCCTCGCTGATCCCCATCGGCTGGGGCTACCTCAAGAGCAAGGAAGCCTGA
- a CDS encoding zf-HC2 domain-containing protein: MISCKEATRLASLQLERPLSRWERLQFRLHLAFCVGCRRAEKQFAFMRQVTGAWMSQKD, encoded by the coding sequence ATGATCAGCTGCAAGGAAGCCACCCGCCTCGCCTCGCTCCAACTGGAACGCCCGCTCAGCCGTTGGGAGCGCCTCCAGTTTCGCCTGCACCTGGCATTTTGTGTCGGCTGCCGACGGGCTGAAAAGCAGTTCGCGTTCATGCGTCAGGTGACGGGCGCCTGGATGAGTCAAAAAGACTGA
- a CDS encoding sigma-70 family RNA polymerase sigma factor encodes MASDPLNDPEFLTSLRRDMLRFADMQLRNREQAEDAVQEALAGAMGGREKFASRASLRTWVLSILKNKIIDVLRGRVRENVTVNPENDENLKCYFNDREHWAEDTRPSEWETPQQAMENKQFWEVFEACLYRLPEASGRIFTMREVLGFDTDEICQTLGITTNNCWVQLHRARLALRACLGANWFGEAA; translated from the coding sequence ATGGCTTCCGACCCCCTGAATGACCCGGAGTTTCTCACAAGCCTGCGCCGCGACATGCTGCGCTTCGCCGACATGCAGTTACGCAACCGGGAACAAGCCGAGGATGCCGTGCAGGAGGCGCTGGCCGGTGCCATGGGCGGACGTGAAAAGTTCGCCTCGCGCGCCTCGCTGCGCACCTGGGTGCTGTCCATCCTCAAAAACAAGATCATCGATGTGCTGCGTGGGCGGGTTCGCGAGAATGTTACGGTCAACCCGGAAAATGACGAAAATTTGAAATGCTATTTCAACGACCGTGAGCACTGGGCCGAGGACACCCGGCCGTCCGAGTGGGAAACGCCGCAGCAGGCCATGGAAAACAAGCAGTTCTGGGAAGTCTTCGAAGCCTGCCTTTATCGCCTGCCGGAAGCCAGCGGACGCATCTTCACCATGCGCGAAGTGCTCGGCTTCGATACCGACGAAATCTGTCAGACCCTGGGCATTACCACCAACAACTGCTGGGTCCAGCTCCATCGGGCGCGGCTCGCCCTGCGCGCCTGCCTCGGCGCCAACTGGTTCGGCGAAGCGGCCTAG
- a CDS encoding RsmB/NOP family class I SAM-dependent RNA methyltransferase — protein MKARFTPALFAHAEAVLGLLLRFDYPADAVVSRYFRENRQLGHADRAFVAETVFAVLRRGRSLEARCAGKLSDRRRLLVALAVTRGWSQRELATVLKASEEEWLAAAKAMPEADFPPAVRCDLPDWLYNRLEAQFGADETLALAHALNQPAPLDLRVNTLKANREDVLARLAADDIAAMPGPLSPIAVRLRDKPALAKHPLFIEGAVEVQDEGSQLLGFLLEPKRGEMVVDFCAGAGGKTLLLGALMRNTGRLYAYDVSDKRLANLKPRLARSGLSNVHPARIEHERDTKIKRLAGKADRVLVDAPCSGLGTLRRNPDLKWRQDEASVAELTVKQLSILEAASTMVRPGGRLVYATCSLLTAENDDIVAGFLAKHPDFTLVPASVILAKQGIAFDGDMLRLLPNQHNTDGFFAAALEKKA, from the coding sequence ATGAAAGCCCGCTTCACACCCGCCCTGTTTGCCCACGCCGAAGCCGTCCTCGGCCTGCTGCTGCGCTTCGATTACCCGGCCGATGCCGTTGTTTCGCGCTATTTCCGCGAAAATCGCCAGCTTGGCCATGCCGACCGCGCCTTCGTCGCCGAAACCGTCTTTGCCGTCCTGCGCCGTGGGCGCAGCCTCGAAGCGCGTTGCGCCGGCAAGCTCTCCGACCGTCGTCGTTTGCTCGTCGCCCTGGCCGTGACGCGTGGCTGGAGCCAGCGCGAACTGGCCACTGTCCTCAAGGCGAGCGAAGAAGAATGGCTGGCCGCCGCCAAGGCCATGCCGGAAGCCGACTTCCCGCCAGCCGTCCGCTGCGATCTGCCGGACTGGCTGTACAACCGTCTCGAAGCCCAGTTCGGTGCCGACGAAACGCTGGCCCTGGCCCACGCCCTCAACCAGCCGGCCCCCCTAGATCTGCGCGTCAATACGCTCAAGGCCAACCGCGAAGACGTCCTCGCCAGGCTGGCTGCCGACGACATCGCCGCCATGCCCGGCCCGCTCTCGCCGATCGCCGTCCGCCTGCGCGACAAGCCGGCGTTGGCCAAGCATCCCCTATTCATCGAAGGCGCCGTCGAAGTGCAGGATGAAGGCAGCCAGCTACTTGGCTTCCTGCTCGAACCGAAGCGCGGCGAAATGGTTGTCGATTTCTGCGCTGGCGCCGGTGGCAAGACGCTGCTGCTCGGCGCCCTGATGCGCAACACCGGCCGGCTCTATGCCTACGACGTGTCCGACAAGCGCCTGGCCAACCTCAAGCCGCGGCTGGCCCGGTCCGGCTTGTCGAACGTTCATCCGGCCCGCATCGAGCATGAGCGCGACACCAAGATCAAACGTCTGGCCGGCAAGGCCGACCGCGTGCTGGTTGATGCGCCGTGTTCCGGCCTCGGCACCTTGCGCCGCAATCCCGACCTCAAATGGCGTCAGGACGAAGCCTCGGTGGCTGAACTGACCGTCAAGCAACTGTCGATTCTCGAAGCCGCATCAACCATGGTCCGCCCCGGCGGCCGTCTGGTTTATGCCACGTGCAGCCTGTTGACCGCGGAAAACGACGACATCGTCGCCGGCTTCCTGGCCAAACATCCCGACTTCACGCTGGTCCCGGCCTCGGTCATTCTCGCCAAGCAGGGCATCGCTTTCGACGGCGACATGCTGCGTCTGCTGCCCAACCAGCACAACACCGACGGCTTCTTCGCCGCTGCCTTGGAAAAGAAGGCATGA
- a CDS encoding HvfB family MNIO-type RiPP peptide maturase encodes MQARHAHGAGLGFRRELIAPLKAGVPDAIRFFEIAPENWAGMGGLSAKDLRHFTERYPFVCHGLSLSLGGPGPLDEALLRRIKSFMTEHGISLYTEHLSWCADDRQLYDLLPIPLTEQAVKWTVERIQRAQDILGQRIGIENASYYVAPPGAEMSEAEFISAIVREADCLLHLDVNNIYVNSQNFAFDPLAFMHALPLERTCYVHVAGHYVEPDGLLIDTHGAEVIDPVWALLEAAYARIGGEVPTCLERDFNFPDFFRLTVEVEEIARLQAAASRKAA; translated from the coding sequence ATGCAAGCACGCCACGCGCACGGCGCAGGCCTCGGCTTTCGCCGCGAACTGATCGCCCCGCTCAAGGCCGGCGTTCCCGACGCCATCCGCTTCTTCGAGATCGCCCCGGAAAACTGGGCCGGCATGGGTGGGCTTTCGGCCAAAGACTTGCGCCATTTCACCGAGCGTTACCCCTTCGTCTGCCACGGCCTGTCGCTCTCACTCGGCGGCCCCGGCCCCTTGGACGAAGCACTGCTCCGCCGCATCAAAAGCTTTATGACCGAGCACGGCATCAGCCTCTACACCGAACACCTGTCATGGTGCGCCGACGACCGCCAGCTCTACGACCTGCTGCCGATCCCGCTGACCGAGCAGGCCGTCAAATGGACGGTCGAGCGCATCCAGCGGGCGCAGGACATTCTCGGCCAGCGCATCGGCATCGAAAACGCCTCGTACTACGTCGCCCCGCCGGGCGCTGAAATGAGCGAGGCGGAATTCATCTCGGCCATCGTCCGCGAGGCCGACTGCCTGCTCCATCTCGACGTCAATAATATCTACGTCAACAGCCAGAATTTCGCCTTCGACCCGCTCGCTTTCATGCACGCCCTGCCGCTCGAACGCACCTGCTACGTCCATGTCGCCGGCCATTACGTCGAGCCGGACGGCCTGCTCATCGACACCCACGGCGCTGAGGTCATCGACCCGGTGTGGGCGCTGCTCGAAGCCGCCTACGCCCGCATCGGCGGCGAGGTGCCGACCTGCCTCGAACGCGATTTCAATTTTCCCGATTTTTTCCGGTTGACCGTGGAAGTCGAAGAAATTGCCCGTTTGCAGGCCGCAGCATCCCGAAAGGCCGCCTGA
- the purN gene encoding phosphoribosylglycinamide formyltransferase has product MKRIVILISGRGSNMEALIAARDAGNLPVNIVAVISNRVDAEGLETAAKSGITTHFINHKAFAGREAFDSRLAQCIDEFAPDLVVLAGFMRILSDSFVRHYEGRLINIHPSLLPSFPGLHTHQRALEEGVRIHGCTVHFVTPALDHGPVIIQAAVPVLDSDDEASLSARVLRQEHLVYPQAVRWFVEDKLTIENGRVRIAAELAEPAVLVSPVLTSSGIR; this is encoded by the coding sequence ATGAAGAGAATCGTCATCCTGATTTCCGGTCGTGGCAGCAACATGGAGGCGCTGATCGCCGCCCGCGATGCCGGCAATCTGCCCGTCAATATCGTCGCCGTGATCAGCAACCGGGTCGACGCCGAGGGCCTGGAAACAGCGGCAAAATCAGGCATCACGACGCACTTCATCAATCACAAGGCCTTTGCCGGGCGCGAGGCTTTCGACAGCCGGCTGGCCCAATGCATCGACGAATTCGCGCCCGACCTCGTCGTCCTCGCCGGCTTCATGCGGATACTGTCCGACAGCTTCGTCCGCCACTATGAAGGCCGGCTGATCAACATCCACCCCTCGCTGCTGCCCTCCTTCCCCGGCTTGCACACACACCAGCGCGCGCTTGAAGAAGGCGTGCGCATCCACGGCTGTACCGTGCATTTCGTCACGCCGGCCCTCGATCACGGCCCGGTCATCATCCAGGCCGCCGTACCGGTGCTTGATAGCGATGACGAAGCCAGCCTCTCGGCCCGCGTCCTGCGCCAGGAGCACCTTGTTTACCCGCAGGCCGTGCGCTGGTTTGTCGAAGACAAATTGACGATCGAAAACGGCCGCGTCCGGATCGCCGCCGAACTGGCCGAGCCGGCCGTGCTCGTTTCCCCTGTCCTCACTTCGTCCGGGATTCGCTAG
- a CDS encoding cytochrome c biogenesis CcdA family protein: protein MDIPLAHLGLSLVAGSLTTLSPCVFPILPLVLGGAVQANRLAPLSMGAGMAISFALIGMILGALGPALGIDSDSVRLFGAWMLITFGLVMLVPVLNRRFTEWMLPIASGANAASAKLDRGSLGGALLLGGVLGLVWSPCSGPLLASALTLVASEGGAVRGGVILGLFGIGAAIPLVAVAYASRKGFNAARGWVLQRIDGIKKAFGVIILLTGIAILSGADKWLEAQVVSVLPDAWVRATTLF, encoded by the coding sequence ATGGACATCCCCCTCGCCCACCTCGGGCTGAGCCTGGTCGCCGGCAGTTTGACGACACTCTCGCCCTGCGTCTTTCCCATCCTGCCGCTGGTCCTCGGTGGCGCCGTGCAGGCCAACCGGCTGGCGCCGCTGTCCATGGGCGCCGGCATGGCGATTTCGTTTGCGCTGATCGGCATGATTCTCGGCGCCCTTGGCCCGGCGCTTGGCATCGATTCGGACAGCGTGCGGCTGTTCGGTGCCTGGATGCTCATCACCTTCGGGCTCGTCATGCTCGTGCCGGTGCTCAACCGCCGTTTCACCGAATGGATGCTGCCCATCGCCTCAGGCGCCAATGCGGCTTCGGCCAAGCTCGACCGCGGCTCGCTGGGCGGCGCCCTGCTCCTCGGCGGCGTGCTCGGTCTGGTCTGGAGTCCGTGTTCCGGCCCCTTGCTCGCCTCGGCGCTGACGCTGGTCGCCAGCGAAGGCGGAGCCGTGCGCGGCGGGGTCATTCTTGGCTTGTTCGGGATTGGTGCGGCGATTCCGCTGGTCGCTGTCGCCTACGCTTCGCGCAAGGGATTCAATGCGGCGCGGGGCTGGGTGTTGCAGCGCATCGACGGGATCAAGAAGGCCTTCGGCGTGATCATCCTGCTCACCGGCATCGCCATCCTGTCCGGCGCCGACAAATGGCTGGAAGCGCAGGTGGTCAGCGTGCTGCCCGACGCCTGGGTGCGGGCGACGACGCTGTTCTGA
- a CDS encoding TonB-dependent receptor plug domain-containing protein translates to MNTDKFPLSQTCLALFILSALLPAFPAHAQEDGYFSSLPVVVSVSRLPQRLADAPTSVTVIDREMIRSLPIRDLNDVFRLVPGFQTYPNTTEAGRVTYHGLTDEEFSPRLQVLVDGRSMFSPAFRNGTNWALIPVALEDIERIEVVRGTNAVSYGSNAFLGVINIITVDPSVVRGVSVSTNYGNQNVRDYSLRTGGKLGEAGDFRFTFRQQNDDGLRDRYDWIDSYYSRLFDFRADFALTERDSLQVSAGHVDAVTQRGRLDTTTWQSSPGNPIRDFEQSNSFLQLQWRRALSIDSDFLLRYAYSVDKGTEAYLNPGNPGGGIAPYIYDPWGAEGTRSEIEAQHNLRLFETFRLAWGGSWRQDSVRAQTTLAGQGDVSRDVSRLFGNLEWKPSAWLTGNLGLSGEEDTLAGSHFAPRASLSFHLDPENTLRVGASRAYRTGSTVDYRGDWHNGSKYQFRGDPNMPSERMDTWEIGYLGDWRNWRMSLDVRLFDEKVHNRLLVIDRNDSDNSIPDGMLPIQDVRMRGVEYQWRWQPFNSTKLVLSQMFIDIDAEYLASALANPTSSLQSAQKYSHIDELSEYGTPHRSTSLLLMQKLPYGLEFSAAGYWQSNMKWSINTEALKYHRVDTRLAYPFRWAGRSGELAWIVQSANGAHFEYKAYNVPADRIVERRQWLSLRLDF, encoded by the coding sequence GTGAATACCGATAAATTTCCCCTCTCCCAGACTTGCCTGGCCCTGTTCATCCTGAGCGCCTTGCTGCCGGCCTTTCCGGCCCACGCGCAAGAGGATGGCTACTTCTCCAGTCTGCCGGTCGTCGTCTCGGTCAGCCGCTTGCCGCAGCGTCTGGCCGATGCGCCGACTTCGGTCACCGTCATCGATCGTGAAATGATCCGCAGCCTGCCGATTCGCGATCTGAACGACGTGTTTCGACTGGTGCCGGGTTTTCAGACCTATCCCAATACGACTGAAGCCGGTCGCGTCACTTATCACGGCCTGACCGACGAGGAGTTCTCGCCGCGTCTGCAGGTTCTGGTCGACGGGCGTTCAATGTTTTCGCCGGCCTTCCGCAACGGGACGAACTGGGCACTGATTCCGGTAGCACTCGAAGATATCGAGCGCATCGAGGTGGTTCGTGGCACGAACGCCGTGTCCTATGGCTCCAACGCCTTCCTCGGCGTCATCAACATCATCACGGTTGATCCCTCGGTAGTGCGCGGGGTGTCCGTGTCGACCAACTACGGCAACCAGAATGTCCGTGACTATTCGCTGCGGACTGGCGGCAAGCTGGGCGAAGCCGGCGATTTCCGCTTCACCTTTCGCCAGCAAAATGACGACGGCTTGCGCGATCGCTACGACTGGATCGATTCCTACTATTCCAGGCTCTTCGATTTCCGCGCCGACTTTGCCCTGACCGAGCGCGACAGCCTGCAGGTCAGCGCCGGGCATGTGGATGCGGTGACGCAGCGCGGCCGCCTCGACACGACGACCTGGCAAAGCAGCCCCGGCAATCCGATTCGCGATTTCGAGCAGTCGAACAGCTTTTTGCAGCTCCAGTGGCGCCGGGCCTTGTCCATCGACTCGGATTTTCTGCTGCGCTATGCCTATTCCGTCGACAAGGGTACTGAGGCCTACCTCAATCCGGGTAATCCGGGCGGCGGCATTGCCCCTTATATCTATGACCCGTGGGGTGCCGAGGGGACTCGGAGTGAAATCGAGGCGCAACACAATCTGCGCCTGTTCGAGACCTTCCGCCTGGCCTGGGGCGGCAGCTGGCGCCAGGATAGCGTCCGGGCGCAAACCACTTTGGCCGGGCAGGGTGATGTCAGCCGGGATGTCTCACGGTTGTTCGGCAATCTGGAATGGAAACCATCCGCCTGGCTGACCGGCAACCTCGGCCTGTCTGGCGAAGAGGATACGCTGGCTGGATCGCATTTCGCCCCAAGAGCGAGCCTTTCCTTCCATCTGGATCCGGAAAATACACTGCGGGTAGGCGCTTCCCGCGCTTACCGGACGGGCAGCACGGTCGACTACCGGGGTGACTGGCATAACGGCAGCAAGTATCAGTTCCGGGGTGACCCGAACATGCCCTCCGAACGCATGGATACCTGGGAGATCGGCTATCTCGGCGACTGGCGCAACTGGCGCATGAGCCTCGATGTGCGCCTGTTCGATGAAAAGGTCCATAACCGCCTGCTGGTCATCGATCGCAACGACAGCGACAATTCGATTCCGGACGGGATGCTGCCCATCCAGGACGTGCGCATGCGTGGCGTCGAGTACCAATGGCGCTGGCAGCCCTTCAATTCGACCAAGCTGGTGCTCAGCCAGATGTTTATCGACATCGACGCCGAGTATCTGGCCTCGGCGCTGGCCAATCCGACCAGCAGTCTGCAGAGTGCCCAGAAATACAGCCATATCGACGAACTCTCCGAATATGGCACGCCGCACCGCTCCACCTCGCTGCTGCTCATGCAGAAGCTGCCGTACGGCCTGGAGTTCTCGGCCGCCGGCTATTGGCAGAGCAACATGAAATGGTCGATCAATACCGAGGCCCTGAAGTATCACCGGGTCGATACCCGGCTCGCCTATCCCTTCCGCTGGGCCGGCCGGAGTGGCGAGCTGGCCTGGATCGTCCAGTCAGCCAATGGGGCGCATTTCGAGTACAAGGCCTACAACGTCCCGGCTGACCGGATCGTCGAACGCCGTCAGTGGCTGAGCCTGCGCCTCGACTTCTGA